A genomic region of Luteibacter aegosomatissinici contains the following coding sequences:
- the miaA gene encoding tRNA (adenosine(37)-N6)-dimethylallyltransferase MiaA: protein MTRDTRPLAIFLMGPTASGKTALACELSDRFPVGLISVDSALVYRGLDIGSAKPDQATLVRYPHELIDIRDAAQPYSAADFAEDAASSMLRMAGQGKVPLLVGGTGLYFRALQRGLSELPEADPAVRERLAAEAAEIGWAAMHARMAAADPAAGARIRPADAQRIQRALEVMELTGRPITELQNAPRKPFPWRVLKLALLPESRTALHERIARRFDGMLADGFLDEVRGLRARGDLHPDLPAIRAVGYRQAWEFLDGQGDAQNFRDRGIYATRQLAKRQITWLRSELDARAFDPDRGDPLPEVGRAVRQFL, encoded by the coding sequence ATGACCCGCGACACCCGCCCCCTTGCCATCTTTCTCATGGGTCCCACTGCCTCAGGGAAGACCGCGCTCGCTTGCGAATTGTCTGATCGCTTTCCCGTTGGGCTGATCAGCGTCGATTCGGCGCTCGTCTACCGCGGCCTCGATATCGGCTCGGCGAAACCGGACCAGGCGACGCTCGTGCGTTATCCGCACGAACTGATCGATATCCGCGACGCCGCACAACCTTACTCGGCGGCGGATTTCGCGGAGGACGCTGCGTCTTCGATGTTGCGTATGGCCGGGCAGGGCAAGGTGCCGCTGCTCGTGGGTGGCACCGGCCTCTACTTTCGGGCGCTCCAGCGTGGGTTATCTGAGCTGCCCGAGGCCGATCCGGCGGTACGCGAGCGGCTCGCCGCCGAGGCGGCAGAGATTGGCTGGGCAGCGATGCATGCCCGCATGGCGGCCGCCGATCCGGCCGCCGGCGCACGTATCCGCCCGGCCGATGCCCAGCGGATCCAGCGTGCCCTGGAGGTCATGGAGCTGACCGGTCGGCCGATCACCGAGCTCCAGAACGCCCCGCGCAAGCCGTTCCCGTGGCGCGTGCTCAAACTTGCCCTGCTTCCTGAGAGCCGCACGGCGCTCCACGAACGCATCGCAAGGCGATTCGATGGGATGCTTGCCGACGGATTCCTTGATGAAGTGCGCGGGCTCAGGGCACGCGGCGACCTCCATCCGGATCTCCCGGCCATCCGCGCGGTGGGCTACCGACAGGCCTGGGAATTCCTTGATGGCCAAGGGGATGCCCAGAACTTCCGTGACCGTGGTATCTATGCAACGCGGCAACTCGCGAAGCGCCAGATCACCTGGCTGCGGAGTGAGCTTGACGCACGCGCGTTCGACCCGGATCGGGGGGATCCGTTGCCGGAAGTGGGCAGGGCGGTGCGGCAGTTCCTTTAA